The genomic stretch ATAGCAGCGCTGCCAATTCGTACTTTCTCTGACTCATTATATCAGCAGCTTTTCTGAAGATTTTTACACGTTCTTTATAATCGATTTTACGCCACTTATGAAAAGCCTTACTAGCAGCTGTTATTGCTTCCTTGACATGCTCTTCTTTTCCTATAGGAAAGTGTGCGACTACAATCCTTGTATCTATCGGAGAGAGTGCTGCAAACGCTCCCCCTGTTGTAATACGTTTGCCATCAATTATCATTGAAAAAGTTTTCCCTAGCTCTTCCTTTACCCTTAGTACAGCGTCTTCATACCGGGCGTTGAATACTTCATCCCCCTTTTGCATTAGTGTCCTTAAGAACGTGGATTCGTTATCGAACATTATACTCAATTTGTATTACATGCTTTAAAACTGTTTACAGATAAGCAGGTTGCAAATAAGAGATAAATAGCGACTTACAACTGTAGATTATGATGAGTAGCAAAGACGATAATGTTTTCGCGAAAGAGTCCCTGATGGCAACAGACGCAGGAAAGGAGATCCTTAGACAGGCGGTCTTTCATAGTAAAGGATACAAGCAATTCCAGTACTATAAGGAGAAGAGCGAAGGGGAGTTTCCTCAATTTGTGAAGAGGTTTGTATCAGATTTACACAGATTAATAAAAAATGACCAGAACCCCACTGCAACTCTTGCCTCATTCATATCTGAGGCTGGTGCTACTGAATTATCCCTAGAGAGTACTAAGATAAACGATGTAAAAACAAGGCTTTCCGATCTTAACTTTTTAACTGCCACGGTGCAGCGTATACTCAACTCTAACTATGTAAAAATGACCTATCCAGTTTTTCATGCGTTGTTTGACGGAGCCCGCTCCCATTATAACTTGCAGATTAACGAGGAAAACAGGAATGCCTTGATAGACGGTCATATAATTGCCATAGACCTGAGCGAACCTATGGACAGAATAATTGATAGAGACGAGGATCTTGAATATTTGGACTATTACAGATTACTCAATCCCTACATACTTAATTTGGCAAGGGCAAAGATCAGCAAATGTGGCGAAGAGGTTTTGCAATCATTTGAGAATGGTTTCAAGGAAGCTAAGGTTGGGCAGCACGTGGACTATAAATTAAAAATGAATCCATCATTGATCACTGATGAGACCATGTCTGAATGTTACAAGAAGTATAGGGCTGTAATTGGAACAGCAGGGAAGAATATGTCATTATGTAAGCAACCGTTAGCGGAGATATTCTATCTGGGAATGGCTCGGGCTGGCGAGTCTGTAGGCTGTGGTAATGAAATTGAAGATTCCTTGAAGAATGGCTCCATAAAGATTCCATCATGGCCGCTTTACTATGCTATCAACACGAATGACGTTAGACGGTCATTCCAACTAACGATTAAGAAGAGCGAGCTGTATCTTGAGGACGCAAGGCTTGCATTAGAAATGCTTCCAACCAACTTTGAAGTATCTCCCTTCTTGGAGTTTCTCTTCCTTACAGTGAAGCATTACAACCAGTTCTGGTATAAGCAATTGAGTAAAGCGGATCCATTTACCAGTTTTGAGCAGAAGTTAAGTGCTTCAATTGAGAACTAGTTACGTTGTTATCACGTCATTTCGCAATACTTCAACTTACAATACTTTTATGATGGGCTGATATAGCTAGGAGAGGTGTTCTTGGCATGATGTGGTCAGAGAAATACAGGCCTAGAACTGTGAAGCAGATGGTTGGTAACGAGGAAGCACGGATAACTTTTCTGGAATGGCTTGTTAACTGGAAGGACGGAAGCAAACCAGTTCTACTTGTTGGACCACCAGGTATTGGAAAGACGACACTTGTGAAAGCGACTGTGCACGAACTTGGTTATGATATGGTGGAGCTCAACGCCAGCGATGTGAGGACAAAGGAGAGGTTGCAGTCAATAATACCTTCCTTGCTTAGCAATACAAGTGTTCTAGGAAAGAATGCACTGCTTTTCCTTGACGAGGTAGATGGAATAAGTGGCACGGGTGACCGCGGAGGGTTTGCAACCCTTCTATCGTTACTAAAAGATCCCACTATACCTATTGCTATGGCTGCAAATACTGAGGTGGGAGAACAGATCAAGGAGCTCAAGCGTGTATCTACTATCATAAAATTCAAGCGCATACCTCCAAGATTATTAGCGCTCTATCTTGATCATGTGTTAAAGATGGAGAACGCAAAGGTAAGCATTGGTGATAAAATACGTTTGATAAGTGTGAGCAACGGTGATGTAAGAATATTGTTAAATGAGGCACAATCCCTTGCAACTGCGGGGATCTCAGAAACTTTCAAAGTAATGGATTTCTCAATTGATATAGATAAGGCGATCCAGTCCTTCTTTTCAGCAGGAAACGTTGAGGAGGCGCTTGACATTCTAAGCAGAAGCGAGGGGTTCTACAACGATCCTAGGTTTGCGGGGTATGATACGGAAAAGAGGAGAACCGATAAGCTCGCGGCATTATTTTCAAGCATAGTTACCAGCAAGGTTAATATAGAAATGATGGCAGAAATGCTGAACGCACTTGCAGACGTTGATGTTATGATTGGAAGAATGAGCAGAACTAGACAATGGAGACTTTTGCGTTACATAGACACAATACTTGCACATAGACTGTTTCATGCGACTCGTGGTTTAAGCTACAACCAGTACGACATTCCTTTCGTACTTATGAACAGAGTATTCAGAGGGGCGAGGCAGATAAGAGCTGTTATCAGCACGCTGGCAAAAAAGACACATGTATCAAGACGCAGGGCATCAAC from Nitrososphaerales archaeon encodes the following:
- a CDS encoding AAA family ATPase, with product MMWSEKYRPRTVKQMVGNEEARITFLEWLVNWKDGSKPVLLVGPPGIGKTTLVKATVHELGYDMVELNASDVRTKERLQSIIPSLLSNTSVLGKNALLFLDEVDGISGTGDRGGFATLLSLLKDPTIPIAMAANTEVGEQIKELKRVSTIIKFKRIPPRLLALYLDHVLKMENAKVSIGDKIRLISVSNGDVRILLNEAQSLATAGISETFKVMDFSIDIDKAIQSFFSAGNVEEALDILSRSEGFYNDPRFAGYDTEKRRTDKLAALFSSIVTSKVNIEMMAEMLNALADVDVMIGRMSRTRQWRLLRYIDTILAHRLFHATRGLSYNQYDIPFVLMNRVFRGARQIRAVISTLAKKTHVSRRRASTYLPYMFFILGKSKVDLNDFLQVNDIDPSLKELIEGEMTKVAKVRKK